From a single Rosa rugosa chromosome 7, drRosRugo1.1, whole genome shotgun sequence genomic region:
- the LOC133721772 gene encoding uncharacterized protein LOC133721772 has product MAGLVSMTFSIPLSASHTFTNEVPLAKSALVRVSSRRISGSASKPSASCNTNGVVSSLNQSCQHLLTTTSKPLFEILYCHRNIESCSHMIIFGYWVGPDIDDGYGYVEAFVNQIT; this is encoded by the exons ATGGCGGGCCTCGTCTCCATGACCTTCTCTATACCTCTCTCTGCTTCACATACCTTCACTAAT GAAGTACCTCTGGCAAAATCAGCTCTGGTTAGAGTTTCAAGCCGAAGAATTTCGGGATCAG CCTCAAAGCCTTCTGCCTCATGCAATACAAATGGAGTCGTATCATCTTTGAATCAAAGCTGTCAACATCTTCTTACAACAACCTCAAAACCTCTCTTCGAAATCTTGTATTGTCATAGGAATATAGAATCCTGTAGCCACATGATCATATTTGGTTATTGGGTAGGACCTGATATTGATGATGGTTATGGCTATGTGGAAGCTTTTGTTAATCAAATTACTTGA